A segment of the Triticum urartu cultivar G1812 chromosome 1, Tu2.1, whole genome shotgun sequence genome:
TTTATTTTCGCTGTTGTGTTTGGGATCTGTTCAAAACATTCAAAAGAATTTTTGAATCTCCCATTCACCCCCCCTCCCTTTGGTTGATATACTCTCGGTCCTAACATCTATAGGCATAATTCATTGTCTGTCTAATTAATTAATTCCATTAACGACTCGGTTTCCAAATTGATTCGGTGCGGAAAAAATTGCTATTTAAGTGGACATGTGTAATTAATCGTCTTGATAATTAATTGCATTAATGGTTTGATTTTCAAAGTGATTCAGCGCTTGATTTCCAAATTATTTTCGCATTAATGGCTACTACGAATGACGACTACTTAAATATTTCCTTTAATAATAGAGATATTACACATTTGACGGACCTCTTAAGTGGATTCATTTCTGCAAGGCTATCGAGTATTGTAGGACACATTTTTCTGAATGATTTTCTTGACGTTTGAATGGACACTCTTGATTTATTGAGAATGTAGCCTCTCTGACTCGCTATATGACCGACAAGAAATATAATATGACCGCCTCCACGAACGCCTGTATCCGGCGGTCCGATGACCCGCCTGCCACCACAAAGGTGGGAGTGTGCAAGGAAGAAAAACCAACATGGAGGGGTGGTGGTGGGAGGTGAAGGCGAAAATAAACCATGAAAGAGAAAATAAAATGTGTGTACGGCCtaccaaccccccccccccttaaaaGTAGGGATATATGTGATTTGGTAAGGTAAGAAAATATATGTTATTTTGTAAGATAAGAAAAATATATGTTATTTTTGTTGTATTAGAAAAGTTGTGATTGCCATTTAATAGTAGAGATATTGAAACAATAAATGGCAGCACATTAAGGAGTGTTTTTTTTTATAAGGTAATCGAGAAAAATCTTATGTCTGTCTTTTAGGAAAGTGATCTCACATATATGATGTGATTTCTAAATTCTTAATTACATAATTGAATTGAATCAGCACATGCCAAAGAAAAAAGGAAACAAGACCTTCCCCTTTAATgagatttgattttttttaatagGAGGGGGGTGGTGTGAGGTGAGGCAGAAAAAAAATCAAACGAAAAGTGAGGAGAAGCTATCAACTCCCTCTTTAGAAGTAGAGATTTTAGTGCTATATTATTTATCTTCTATACGGTGACTCTCAAATGCATTCTTCACAATCTTGCAAAAGAAGGTTGAATCCTAGCGAGGAGAGTTAGTACATCACTTATCCTAAATTAATGCATAATTTTTCCATGTCTAATCCTAAATTAATGCATCACTTATCCTAATTAATGCATTACTTCCTCAAGCTCAGCGTACAATGGCCTATAAATAGCAACCCATATGCAGTATATGTGATTCAAAACAGAAACATAATACAATATAGAGCAACTGTGCGCACATCTTAGTGATTAGCATGGAGGCCAAGCTTGTAGTCATCCTTGTGGCCTGCTTGTTGATTTCCTTTAGCAATGGAGGTACGCATGTAGTATACAGTATCGTTTTCGCACACAAATACCTGAACACATCGCTACTTTGCATTTGCGATGTCATTTTGCGAGGGTTTGTGGTTGTTGCATGTTATATATGTTTGTTGGGTTGATCGTGGTGTCATGGAGTTTCTTTCTTAGCGAGTAGTCCGCATGTGGTCTATATGTATCGGTTTTCGCCCGGTTTTCCGTTAATTAACTGAGtaattctcttcttcttaattaatcgatgaggcaaatcttttacctccgttttgaaaaaaaaatctaaatattctccatttcataagtacttcctccgttcctaaatattttttctttttagagattttaaatggactaccatatacagatgtatataaacatattttagtgtagattcattcattttgttttgtatgtagtcacttgttgaaatctttagaaagacaaatatttagaaacgaagAAAGATCACGTACACCAGGAACTAATGACCAGACAATGCAGGAGATGCACAGTGCACGGTGAAAGACCTCGTCGTCGCCCAGACCACGGCGCCGACGCAGCCCGGAGAGACGTACCCGAAGCATGTGGTGACGGTGAAGAACACTTGCGTTTGCATGCAGCTCAGCGTGAAGATGGACTGCGCGGGGTTCGACTCCTCAGTCGACGTCGTCCCTGCTGACACGATCACGCCGGACGGCGACAATGCGCTCTGCACCCTCAATGGCGGTCGTCCGGTGTATGGAAACGGCACGGTCACGTTCAGCTACGCGTGGAGCACAGACATCAGCTTCCGGCCCGTCTCGTCGTACATGGAATGTTCCGTAGCACCATAATGTTTAAGGACTCATTTTACAAAAAAATGTTTAAGGACTCTAAAAACCATGGAAAAGTATACAGCTGGTAGTGGAAAGAACGAAGCGCAGGAAATAAATGGAGTATACTTGCCGactcttatttatttattttgtggGGAAATTTTTCGGTTTATTCATCAACGGTTAAGCTAGTATAAAAAACAccaaaagtaaaaaaaatacatccagattcatagaccacctagcgacgaggacaagcactgaagcgagctgAAGGCGCGCCACCGTCATCGTCTCTTCCTCATTAGAGCCGGACAAACCTTTTTTGTAGTAGACAACCGGGAAGTCGTCTTGTTAAGACCTTATAGGACCATCGCACCAGAAAATTAACCATCACCGATGAAGAAAAGTGTAGATTGAAAAAATCCAATCTATAGAAACGCAAACATGGACGAACGAAGACTGGATCCACACAGATCCATTGAAGACAAACGTCAACCGAATCCAACGAGATCCACCAGTAACAAATCTCTGCCTCCGCCACTCCTCCCCACGCGAAAGGGCCATGTTGTTGCTGGTGCGCGCATCTCATCCCTGATCCTCGTCGGCAGCACGCACCTCCCCCGAGTTGCGACGAGCATTTTCCTGTGGCGAACAAGAGCATCGACCAAAGTTTTTTGCAACGGGATGCGTCAGAGGGTGTTGGAACTTTCCAGTCCCATTGTTGCCCCCGGTGAGTACCGGTGTTGCGTCAGGCGCTAGGCTCGACAACGGGGATGTGCTGGGTTTGCCCCCTTTTTTCATCAAGCGACACATTAGTTGGCTGGCACGGACATTTCTTTTTGCTATGTCCGGCGACATTATTTGCTACAACCATTTCTTTTTTTGCTGGCACCAGCAGAATTTTTTATAGGAACCGGCGACTTTTTTTGCTAGGATCCAGAATTGGGGTGTTTCTTGTTGGAACCAGCCCCAGGTTTTTACCGCCATCTTCAGTTTTTGTTGGAACCAACGCCCATTTTTGCTACTACTGTCTTGCTGGCTTTTGGTGGAACAAAAAGATGCCATAGCATCCAAGTGCACCGACACCCTGTTATCTTGTCCGTCGATGCACACCAAGATTCGTGGGTTGTTCTCACGAGCCACACAGACCATTTGCAGGGCCAACATGCTTATACAGGCCATTGACCGAGAAGTGCATCGATGCACGCAGTGCCATCAACACGTAGCGCATCGACGACGCGCTTCTCAAGATCTAAATTTGATCATAATTCAGTGATAGAATTGTTGCTCCTGTCGCAGGGCTGACATGTCAATCCGGATGTAGACAAGCATGTCGGATTCTCCCCTATGATGAACAGTGCGAGCAGCTAGGCGCCTAGGCCCAATTTTCTACCAAATagtccctccgtttctttttaatatgcatataagatttggtcaaagtcaaactttgtcaATTTTAACTAAGTTTATAAAAAATATATCAAGATTCAtaaatatgaaatcaatattagtttatgcatcatgaaattaattttcatgTCATATAGCTTTAGTtttgtagatgttgatattttttccaACAAAGTTGGTCAAAATTTATAAAGTttaactttgaccaaatcttatatgcagactaaaaaaaATAGAGGGAGTACTTGCAGTCTCCCGTCCTAGACCTGCTAATGCAACTAGTGGTACGGGGCCGGGTCCAGATCTCGAGCAGTTGTTCTCTCGATGGACGGGGTTGATAACCGGGTGCGTAAACACCAGGGTATTCGAAATCCATTCTTGTTGGAACCAACACTAACTTTTGCTACCACTGACTTAGGTTTTGTTAGAACCAGCCCACATTTTTGCTACCCCTAGCTTTGGCTATAACTGACGCTGGCGTCGCCATTGATGCTGAACCCGAGGGTGGGCAGAACCGGCGAGGAAGGGTGTCGCGGTCAGCGTTGTGGAGCTACCATGGATGCAACAGGGTGGTGGCGAAAAAGTTGCTACGGCCAACGGCCTTTTTGTTTTGTGATTGACGACAGCGAGTGTCGGGGGCGAGGCAAACATGCAAGGGTGGCCCGCTCGGGCGCCTGGCATGAGGGAGTGAGCGTAGACACGAGGGAGGGGACGGTCGCCATGGTATTTTCTCGTGTTCTTTTCAGATGTGAACGAGGGTGAAAGACGATTGGAAACCAAGCCATCGGCAACCGGCATCTATTATTGGCCAATTTTTTAATATTGAAAGCAATGAATGCCAGGACCAAACATTTGTCGTTTAATAATTGCTCATTATTCAAACATTGGATATTTTTAAATGCTAACTTATCTTATACCATGAATCAAATTAATTCTCCCCAATCAATAAAAGACTGCCTCATTTTCACCGTACAGTGGGCTATAAAAGGCAACCGTGATGCAGAACAGAAACACAACACAATAGTATACATCAACTGTGACAGCATCTCAGTAATACAATTTGTCAAAAACTGTGACAACATCTCGGTGATCAGCATGGAGGCCAAGCTCGTAGTGATCCTTGCGGCCTGCATCTTGCTTTCCTTCAGCAACAAAGGTACGCACTGACTTATACAAACTGTTTTTGCACACAAAAGGAAAGTAAAACAAACACCAGGAACTAACAATTGGGCAATGCAGGCGATGCCCAGCCGTGCACACCGTCGGATCTCCTCGTCAACCAAACCACCATGCCGGGGGAGGTCGGAGGGCGCCCGCACTACCTGGTGACGGTGGAGAACAGGTGCGTCTGCACGCAGCTCGGCGTGAAGCTGGCGTGCGCGGGGCTCAACTCCACCGTCACCGTCGAGCCCGCCGGCGTGGGGCGCCCGGGCGCGCTCTGCACCCTCAACGGCGGCCAGCCGATGCATGCAAACGAGACGGTCTTGTTTGCGTACGCGTCGAGCGCGAAGATCAGCTTCAGGCCCGTCTCGTCCTACGTCGACTGCTCCGTAGCCCCCTCGCCGGCTCCGCAGGCTGCACCATGATGTCCAGATACTTCCTCCAGTTCTTTTTAAGTCTACATATAATTTTTATTCAAAGTCAAAGTATCTTTATTTTAACATAACTTACAGAAAAAAAATATCAACATTTACAATATCAAATTAATATTGTTAGATTCATGCGAGAGTATTAAATGTTATGTGCCTGGGCACCTAGGTGCCCCAAATATATATATAGTATTGTAGTTGTTGATATTTTTGAAAATAAATTTGAtcaaactttgcaaagtttgacttAATCCAAATCTAATAAGCGGAATAAAAATGACCGGAGGGAGTACTCCGGCAGACATGCAACGACAGATGTTTTATTAAACGGAGGCAAGGACTCTATGTAATTTTTTTTAATGAAAACATGCGCACAGCTTCCTCTCAAACGGCGTCACAGGGTGGTGTCCCAAACACTAGTCTTGTTTCATTTGTTCGCCCTCGCCGTTGCATACCGTGCATCAAAACTCAAGCGATGACCATGGTTATGGCCAGGTGGTTGAAATTGTCCAGCAGGCGATGAAAacattttatttcattttttgaGAAAACAAGAGCTTGTATTTGGGATCACAATCACAATAGTGGAAGGGAAAAGCAGGCTCACGATCACGAGCACCACAAGCATCACAAATTTCACGCCTTTGGTTTTTGCCCAATGACCATAATCTCGCAATCTGCTCGGTCATTTTCTAAAGCGGCACCAAAAGGTTCGGGCCTTTGATTATGGTCACTGATCTCGAAGCAGGTTTTTGCCCAGTGACCATAATGTCACAACCTCTCTAGGACACCACAAAGGGGGCACAGTCCATCGATAGGCCCATGTCACTTGATGACCTCAGTCCTCGACGGGAGACAATCAGGCATAAACTGCCACACAAAGATCTTGATCTTAAAATAGGAGACGTTTTGCACAAAGGTGTGGACCACACAAAGAGTCAGTGCACGACATAGAGTCTGGTATGCCGAGCCGATAGAGAACACCCCCGACGAGGACAAAAGCATCGACAAGAGGGGCCGGCCGAAGGGTGACCCAAGCTACGGTTTTCTCGGGCCCAAGGGGTTGTTTAGATTGCGCCAGGGTCCGCCTCGCCAATCGCGGGCGCACCAATTTATTGGCGGCCGATTCCGCCACCCGCGTCTTGCCAACAAATTGGCGTTGGATTGAACTAGTGCGACAGGGCAGGCCAGGGCACACCGATTATTTGGAAGCCATCTAAACACCTACCCTATGCATGATCAACGCCAATATTTTGGATAGGCATCAATGGGCGTCGATCCAAACAGCCCCTAAATGTCCATAGGAACAAGACGTTCCAATTTCCATTGTGGGCGGCCGAGGCATGCAATATCATCGGGGCCGAGCACATAGCAAAACAAGTATAGGAACTCGACAAACAACTGAGATCCACCCTAACCATGTGTCAAATCAGAAGATGGTCCCGTCTCCATCACCTATGAGAACAGATAACCCAAGCTGAGTCTCGTGCTTGATCGACTGGATATACTTCCAGAACTGGGACCCCTCCCTATGTTCACAATTAAGAAGAGGATACTTTGCTTTCATAAGTAGTAGCCACGGACCCCCCCCCCCATCTTCTCAGATAATCCTCCTTACCTATCTCAGCATAAGGGCCACATTCATATGACGAGACGCAAGAATACATAGATCCACATGTCCTCGGGCAAGCATATATCCACCCACTTGACCACATGGTGGTATTTTTTCCGCCT
Coding sequences within it:
- the LOC125536516 gene encoding uncharacterized protein At1g05835-like; translated protein: MEAKLVVILVACLLISFSNGGDAQCTVKDLVVAQTTAPTQPGETYPKHVVTVKNTCVCMQLSVKMDCAGFDSSVDVVPADTITPDGDNALCTLNGGRPVYGNGTVTFSYAWSTDISFRPVSSYMECSVAP
- the LOC125532972 gene encoding uncharacterized protein LOC125532972, giving the protein MNQINSPQSIKDCLIFTVQWAIKGNRDAEQKHNTIVYINCDSISVIQFVKNCDNISVISMEAKLVVILAACILLSFSNKGDAQPCTPSDLLVNQTTMPGEVGGRPHYLVTVENRCVCTQLGVKLACAGLNSTVTVEPAGVGRPGALCTLNGGQPMHANETVLFAYASSAKISFRPVSSYVDCSVAPSPAPQAAP